One window of Fusarium keratoplasticum isolate Fu6.1 chromosome 2, whole genome shotgun sequence genomic DNA carries:
- a CDS encoding Sensitive to high expression protein 9, mitochondrial: MQPFARPAARLAWGHARLGFDLSTRPGRSRSLVQNPAICVRCGIQAIGLQPRLFSNQTPPNGPGKGSGSGSRTDKDVEAELQSILKPKPRPIPFKPQRQIEGPRAEQLRLGHPNFEKPAEEEEKPHTLRVEAKTENEKPNETAQPQETRSRAEDLRNLAYAQLNELKEKFARAMDTLQNRAMNASQTLNDITGYTSIESIKRQNAVIETQLAEAHDRVRNARQAYKTSNASRAATQREVTTLLARKDSWSPGDLERFTELYRADHVLEGEVVASQETLTEAEADEQSLSMRLNAGMLKRYHEEQIWSDRIRRASTWGTWGLMGMNFVLFVVLQFVAEPWKRRRLVKGVVAEEKAVLEEVRGELEQVKLAIEKRDQLAAAEALAGAVKATETDPTAEAAASGEAVAAEGFMSTKTTQTTKPVKPAVATPIEKPTAPPKTWEEMLEELKDPEWWREKAEDLCSERRIDLRMRDASLLALEGALAGAFLTASFMMLVR, translated from the coding sequence ATGCAGCCCTTTGCCCGTCCTGCGGCTCGGCTTGCCTGGGGTCACGCTCGACTGGGGTTCGAtctgtcgacgaggccggGCAGGTCAAGATCCCTCGTCCAGAACCCGGCAATATGTGTGCGGTGCGGTATACAAGCCATTGGCCTTCAGCCAAGGCTTTTCTCCAACCAGACACCACCCAACGGGCCCGGCAagggctcaggctcaggctcgaGGACCGATAAGGATGTCGAGGCCGAACTCCAGTCCATCCTCAAACCCAAACCCCGACCGATTCCCTTCAAGCCTCAGCGCCAGATCGAGGGACCCAGGGCAGAACAACTGAGGCTGGGCCACCCGAACTTCGAGAAACctgcagaggaggaagagaagcctCACACTCTGAGAGTGGAAGCGAAAACCGAAAATGAGAAGCCGAACGAAACCGCTCAACCGCAAGAAACTCGCTCAAGAGCCGAGGACCTCCGAAACTTGGCGTATGCTCAACTCAACGAGTTGAAGGAAAAGTTTGCCCGTGCAATGGACACCTTGCAGAACCGGGCGATGAATGCCTCCCAGACCCTCAACGATATTACCGGCTATACTAGCATCGAGTCCATCAAACGTCAGAACGCCGTGATAGAGACACAGCTGGCCGAGGCGCACGACCGAGTCCGCAACGCCCGCCAGGCATACAAGACATCCAACGCAAGTCGTGCTGCCACACAGCGAGAGGTTACAACATTATTAGCGCGGAAAGATAGCTGGTCTCCCGGGGACCTGGAGCGATTTACCGAGCTTTACCGGGCAGACCACGTACTCGAAGGAGAGGTCGTCGCCTCCCAAGAAACACTTACAGAGGCTGAAGCCGATGAGCAGAGCTTGAGTATGCGTCTCAATGCAGGCATGCTGAAGCGGTATCACGAGGAACAGATTTGGAGTGACCGGATCCGGAGAGCAAGTACCTGGGGCACATGGGGCCTGATGGGTATGAACTTTGTGCTCTTTGTCGTCCTACAGTTTGTGGCAGAACCCTGGAAGAGACGGAGGTTGGTCAAGGGCGTCGTTGCCGAGGAAAAGGCTGTGCTTGAGGAGGTTCGGGGCGAGCTCGAGCAGGTCAAGCTCGCGATCGAGAAGCGAGATCAACTTGCAGCGGCTGAAGCCCTGGCCGGAGCTGTCAAGGCAACTGAGACAGACCCTACTGCGGAGGCCGCGGCATCCGGAGAGGCAGTGGCCGCCGAAGGCTTCATGTCAACCAAGACGACACAGACTACAAAGCCCGTTAAACCAGCGGTGGCAACACCAATAGAAAAGCCCacagcaccaccaaagaCATGGGAAGAgatgctggaggagctgaagGACCCCGAGTGGTGGAGAGAAAAGGCAGAGGACCTGTGCAGCGAGCGGCGAATAGACCTGCGCATGAGAGACGCCTCGTTGTTGGCGCTCGAGGGAGCGTTGGCGGGAGCGTTTTTGACAGCAAGCTTCATGATGCTTGTGAGATGA
- a CDS encoding MFS domain-containing protein, which yields MDASMLTGLVAVQSVSAESPTEELYRPLTTPARTVPRTYPGAPQRESFDLHRIPVRDGHQSGTTTPRAENDLEMSRPSSPEAVEVMPSAWQPFMNRFRLFAVCLANLGNALSDSAAGALIPYMEKYYNIGYGVVSLIFVGQAIGFIMAAVFLDALRAKLGRAKLLGLGQALVTLSYIPLICGAPFPIIVCSFFFVGFSISVNVGIGNLFCGGLRNGTFMLGLLHGTYGIGGTVGPLIATALVTAANALWTRYYILTCAIGVCTFSLAMWSFWNYENEMSPAVRARETAQAGESMMNSMFMAMKLRVVLLGSIFIFAYQGAEVSISGWVISFLINARDGDPSSVGYVTAGFWAGITLGRFLLSGPAHRIGEKPFVYGLTLGALAFQILVWFVPNIVGNAVAVSIVGLLLGPIYPCGAAVFMRRMSRREVLSGIGTISACGSAGGAVAPFITGLLAQAAGTFVLHPIVIFLFLVMLLCWYFLPAEEKRDE from the exons ATGGATGCCTCGATGCTTACCGGTCTCGTTGCGGTCCAGTCCGTTTCGGCCGAGTCCCCGACTGAGGAGCTCTACCGTCCCTTGACGACCCCAGCCAGGACAGTCCCTAGGACGTACCCAGGAGCTCCTCAGAGGGAGTCTTTTGACCTTCATCGAATCCCCGTCCGCGATGGTCACCAGTCAGGAACCACCACTCCCCGAGCTGAAAATGATCTCGAGATGAGCAGGCCTTCCAGCCCCGAGGCTGTTGAGGTGATGCCCAGTGCCTGGCAACCCTTTATGAATCGCTTCAGACTGTTTGCCGTGTGTCTCGCCAACTTGGGTAATGCCCTCAGTGACAGTGCTGCTGGTGCTTTGATCCCATACATGGAAAA GTACTACAACATCGGATATGGCGTCGTttccctcatcttcgtcggcCAGGCCatcggcttcatcatggcagccGTATTCCTAGACGCCCTACGAGCGAAACTCGGCCGTGCCAAACTCCTAGGCCTGGGTCAAGCCTTGGTCACTCTATCCTACATCCCGCTCATCTGCGGAGCGCCATTCCCCATTATTGTCTGCTCGTTCTTCTTCGTCGGGTTCAGCATCTCGGTGAATGTGGGCATAGGAAACCTCTTCTGTGGTGGTCTACGCAATGGGACATTCATGTTGGGTCTGCTGCACGGGACCTATGGCATAGGAGGCACCGTCGGTCCCCTCATCGCCACCGCACTCGTCACGGCCGCCAATGCCCTTTGGACGCGCTACTATATACTTACCTGCGCTATTGGCGTGTGTACCTTTTCGCTGGCCATGTGGTCTTTCTGGAATTACGAGAACGAGATGAGTCCGGcggtgagggcgagggagacGGCCCAGGCTGGCGAGTCCATGATGAACAGCATgttcatggccatgaagcTGCGGGTCGTGCTTCTCGGttccatcttcatctttgccTACCAGGGCGCTGAGGTTTCCATCTCGGGCTGGGTCATCTCGTTCCTGATCAACGCCCGCGACGGAGACCCTTCATCGGTGGGATACGTGACGGCGGGATTCTGGGCGGGCATCACTCTCGGTCGATTCCTCCTTTCAGGTCCTGCTCATCGCATCGGAGAGAAACCCTTTGTCTACGGTCTCACACTTGGTGCCCTGGCTTTTCAGATTCTCGTCTGGTTCGTGCCCAACATCGTGGGTAACGCCGTCGCCGTGTCCATCGTCGGTCTGCTGCTGGGACCCATCTACCCTTGCGGAGCAGCAGTCTTTATGCGAAGAATGAGCCGGCGAGAGGTCCTGAGTGGTATTGGCACTATCAGTGCTTGCGGCAGCGCAGGAGGTGCTGTTGCGCCTTTCATCACTGGTCTTTTGGCACAAGCCGCAGGCACATTTGTGCTTCATCCTATTGTGATTTTTCTCTTTCTAGTGATGCTGCTGTGCTGGTATTTCCTACCGGCCGAGGAAAAGAGGGACGAGTGA
- a CDS encoding S1-like domain-containing protein, protein MGRPKRNVLAAAEESMTPPDVLGPGQSIVRVVKPEGNNLYTCELPDTKPLILELAQRFRNTIWIKRGGFVLAERYQESKEDTRAMGEIVNVVRDEKLWRKQAYWPKEFAKNAYDLNDSEDESNVGKMPPSDSEEE, encoded by the exons ATGGGTCGTCCTAAGCGCAACGTCCTCGCGGCTGCCGAGGAGTCAATGACACCTCCAGACGTCCTCGGGCCCGGCCAGTCCATAGTTAGAGTTGTTAAGCCTGAGGGCAACAACCTTTACACCTGCGAGCTCCCAGACACCAAGCCCCTCATTCTGGAGCTGGCACAGCGTTTCCGCAACACCATCTGGATCAAGCGCGGTGGTTTTGTTCTGGCGGAGCGGTATCAGGAAAGCAAGGAGGATACCCGGGCCATGGGCGAGATTGTCAATGTTGTTCGCGACGAGAAGCTCTGGCGCAAGCAGGCTTATTG GCCAAAGGAATTTGCCAAGAATGCATACGATTTGAACGACTCCGAAGACGAATCCAACGTTGGCAAGATGCCCCCCAGCGACTCCGAAGAAGAGTGA
- a CDS encoding Dol-P-Man:Man(5)GlcNAc(2)-PP-Dol alpha-1,3-mannosyltransferase, whose amino-acid sequence MPTTDTMPEPAPGILTQATRFVLDVANGRHVLSKFVPVALWLADAVLCGLIIWKIPYTEIDWVAYMEQVSQFVSGERDYTKMEGGTGPLVYPAAHVYTYTALYYITDEGKNIFLAQQIFGVLYMATLALVMLCYWKAKAPPYIFPLLILSKRLHSIFVLRCFNDCFAVFFLWLAIYFLQRRYWTFGSLAYTWGLGIKMSLLLVLPAVGVILFLGRGFSASLRLAWLMAQAQFAIGVPFMAKNSRGYAARAFELSRQFKFEWTVNWRMLGEELFLSKSLALLLLFLHATVLLIFIANRWIQPAGRPLSALIPSFLRAKSPFTQHEELRISNSVTPQYVMTTMLSANVIGLLFARSLHYQFYAYLAWASPYLLWRATRSPLIVVPLWLAQEWAWNVFPSTVVSSIDVVGVLFATVVLVYFGTDDSTPEVEDVEAKNK is encoded by the exons ATGCCCACAACCGACACCATGCCAGAGCCCGCGCCTGGCATTCTCACCCAAGCCACCCGCTTCGTCCTGGACGTCGCAAACGGCCGACATGTTCTCTCCAAGTTTGTGCCCGTCGCGCTATGGCTCGCCGACGCGGTCCTCTGCGGCCTGATTATCTGGAAGATCCCAT ATACCGAGATCGATTGGGTGGCCTACATGGAGCAGGTGTCGCAATTCGTGTCGGGCGAACGAGACTACACCAAGATGGAGGGCGGTACTGGTCCTCTCGTCTACCCGGCTGCCCACGTCTACACTTACACGGCGCTGTACTACATCACGGACGAAGGCAAGAATATTTTTCTGGCGCAGCAGATCTTTGGAGTCTTGTACATGGCGACGCTGGCGCTGGTCATGCTCTGCTACtggaaggccaag GCACCCCCATACATCTTCCCTCTCCTGATTCTCTCCAAGCGACTACACAGCATCTTTGTCCTACGGTGCTTCAACGACTGCttcgccgtcttcttcctctggctCGCCATCTACTTCCTGCAGCGCCGCTACTGGACCTTTGGCAGCCTCGCCTACACCTGGGGCCTGGGCATCAAGATGTCGCTCCTCCTGGTGCTCCCGGCGGTGggcgtcatcctcttcctaGGCCGGGGCTTCAGCGCCAGCCTGCGCCTCGCGTGGCTCATGGCCCAGGCCCAATTCGCCATCGGGGTGCCCTTCATGGCCAAGAACTCGCGCGGGTACGCGGCGAGGGCGTTTGAGCTGTCACGGCAGTTCAAGTTTGAGTGGACGGTCAACTGGCGCATGTTGGGCGAGGAGCTGTTCCTCAGCAAGTCTCttgctctgcttctcctcttcctccatgCTACGGTGCTCTTGATCTTTATCGCAAACAGATGGATCCAGCCTGCTGGTCGGCCTCTGTCGGCCCTGATCCCGTCCTTCCTCCGGGCCAAGTCCCCCTTTACTCAGCATGAGGAGCTTCGCATCTCCAACTCTGTCACCCCACAGTACGTCATGACGACGATGCTCTCGGCCAATGTCATCGGCTTGCTGTTTGCGAGGTCCCTCCACTACCAATTCTATGCCTACCTCGCATGGGCGTCGCCGTACCTCCTCTGGCGAGCCACGCGCAGTCCCCTCATCGTGGTGCCTCTCTGGCTCGCGCAGGAGTGGGCCTGGAACGTCTTCCCCAGCACCGTCGTCAGCTCTATTGATGTCGTGGGCGTGCTGTTTGCGACTGTCGTGTTGGTGTATTTCGGGACCGACGACTCGACACCGGAAGTCGAGGATGTTGAGGCAAAGAATAAATAG
- a CDS encoding Thioredoxin domain-containing protein, with amino-acid sequence MASPFRLMRPIISQAAKPRAVAFASRPFHSSAARLAVRDIKTTAEFKELVSTTDKAVLVDCFATWCGPCKAISPILSKLSDQPDLQSVEFVKFDVDELPDLAAALGIRAMPTFIVFKDGKNVDEMVGANPPMLEKLVRKHA; translated from the exons ATGGCCTCTCCGTTCCGTCTCATGCGACCCATCATCTCTCAGGCTGCTAAGCCCAGGGCCGTCGCTTTCGCCTCCAGACCTTTCCACAGCTCGGCTGCCAGACTCGCCGTCCGGGATATCAAGAC CACtgccgagttcaaggagctcgTCTCGACAACAGACAAGGCTGTCCTCGTCGACTGCTTTGCCACCTGGTGCGGCCCTTGCAAGGCCATCTCTCCCATCCTTTCCAA GCTCTCTGATCAGCCTGACCTTCAGAGCGTCGAGTTTGTCAAGTTTGACGTTGATGAGCTGCCTGATCTGGCGGCTGCGCTCGGCATCCGCGCCATGCCCACCTTTATCGTCttcaaggacggcaagaaTGTTGACGAGATGGTCGGTGCTAACCCTCCGATGCTCGAGAAATTGGTGAGGAAGCACGCTTAA